GAAGTTCAGAGAAAAGCGGTAGGTGGAAGATTGGAACCACATTGTATCAATTGTGGAGACGATCCTTTCACGGCGATTTTAAAGGAAGCCGCTGAGAAAAAAGGAACCTTCATTCTCAAAGAAGCACAAGGAAATTATTATATTCTGAGAGTGGAAAGAATCGAAAGAATTTATCCGAAAAAAATTGATAAGTTCTTCCAAAACGAACTGGAAAAACTCAAATCACTTGCAACCAAATATGTGAGCAAAGAAGGCATCACTGAAGAAGAAAAACGAGAAGCCGCTTTCTACTCCGAATTGGCAGTAAACGAAAAGGCGAACCAAACTGCAGAACACTACGGGAACCGTTTTCTAAAAGAAGCTTGGAAAAAGGAAATGGATTCTCTCCGCGTTCAGAGCGGACTCAAGATCGTTGATCTCACTCCGGAATTTATAAAGGGATTAAAACCGGAGACTGTACTTTTCGAAGACAAAGCAGGAAATAAATTCTTATTCAAAGATCTTCTCGTCGAGTTTAATAAGATCGCGCCGATTCTTCAAAAACGAAAAGCAAATCCGGAAGAAGAGAAAAACGACCAGCTTTCTTTTTACACCCAGATTTACCTTCCGATCCGAATCTCCGCGGAGTCGAAGGAAGTGCAAGGTCTGAAGGAAACGAAAGAATTTAAGAAGACGCTCCCTCTACTCGGAAGATCCGTTCTTTTTATGCTCATTCGCAATCGTTCCACCGATGCTAACATCGACGTAACGGAAAAAGAA
This window of the Leptospira stimsonii genome carries:
- a CDS encoding LIC12015 family putative lipoprotein — its product is MKKKTLSLTILTLIVLFAANCSRDSDVLASFKNGTVTREELRAYYKLRGVEPDANNASIATQAKIVEELGIQKIAEAQNNTTNVVTKDEYARIMGFVEPQILFNDYRKQFSEKLLSSGMLELAFGRILFLKAAPDAAVKANSILQEISAIKSDKEIAEFIAKNTNEVQRKAVGGRLEPHCINCGDDPFTAILKEAAEKKGTFILKEAQGNYYILRVERIERIYPKKIDKFFQNELEKLKSLATKYVSKEGITEEEKREAAFYSELAVNEKANQTAEHYGNRFLKEAWKKEMDSLRVQSGLKIVDLTPEFIKGLKPETVLFEDKAGNKFLFKDLLVEFNKIAPILQKRKANPEEEKNDQLSFYTQIYLPIRISAESKEVQGLKETKEFKKTLPLLGRSVLFMLIRNRSTDANIDVTEKEIRDTYEAGKLYAYSKPSPSNPNERLPEDFGKVRDRIKQELIESKKQSVFQDYLSKLKSENEFKIASESLKAGQI